A window of Verrucomicrobiia bacterium genomic DNA:
CTTTTGCGAATCGAAATCGCCCGGCTGGGACACAAACTCGTGCCGCGCATCGGCCGAGAAAGTGGGGATGTAGGCCCCATAAGCGCCGCTGAGATTGGCGTGGGCAATCGTGGTGTTGAGGTGTTCGATCTGGATGTCCAAATTTCGCCCGAGGGCCAGGTCGAAGCAGTCCCTCAAAGAAAGCCAGCGAGCGCGGGCTGCAGGCATTGTCTCTTGAGCGGACACAGCTAGACAGGCCCAAGCGGTCAAAGCCAATAGGGATCGAGCACACATCGAGCCCGATAGTGCGCAGTTCGAGGGGAAGGGTCAAACCCCTTTGACGTGTCCAAACACCAGCTTGGTCATCTCAAACATGCTGACCCGCTCCTTGCCGTCAAAAACAGCCTTGAGCTTTTCATCGGCTTTGATGAAGGTCTTGTTTTCGGGGTCCTGCAAATTATGGCTGCGGATGTAATCCCAAAGCTTGCGGGTGACATCCGTCCGCGCCACTGGCTGATTACCAATGACATCGGAGAGCTTATCATCCGGCTGCACGGGTTTCATAAAGGCTGCGCTGGGTCGTCGTTTGGTTTTGGGTTGTGAGGTCGTTTCGGCCATACTGGTATCCTCTTTCGCCCAAAACCTATGTTCTCCCGGGAATACCGCCATAGGGTCTTCACCCAAGGGCGGCTTAAGGCATTGCCACTGCGCGGTAGTACCGTTGCGCAAAGGATGCGGCCTGGGGATCGCTGATGGTAACCAGGCCGTTGGCCGGCAAGGCGTTCGTCATGACGGGGGTCCAGTGGGCCAGGTCCGTTGATGCCTCGATAACATAAGTTGCCAGTGGCGCGCCGGTGAGCGTGAAGCCCAATCCGCCACCGGACAGTGATTGGGTATTTGTCAAAACCGGTGGGCCGCTGGCGCTCACGGAGACGGAGTTGGTCCCAAAGGCTCGACGGCCATCCGGCCACTGCACCTCAGCTTCGACCCAATAATTGGTCGATTGTGGTCCTGGTGTGAAAGTAAAGCTCTGGGCGCCAAAAGTCGCTTCCTGGCCGCTTGCTTCCCACACGATACGCGCGGCGGTCAGGTTGGTGTCCGCCACATTCAGCGTCACGGTTACCGGTTGTCCAACGAGCCTAACGCCGGCAGGCGCAATAAGGGTTGCATTAGTCCCGTGCCATGGTTGCCCGGCGAGGGAGGTTCGTGCCGCGAGCCACGCGGTGGCGGCGAAGCTGCGCGCCATGTCGGTTGTCGATCCCTCAGTCGAGACATTCCAATCATCGCACCAGCGGTCGTAGTAGGCATAAGGCGCGGTATCGGCCGAATCGTCTGGATAGGAAAGGGCCATGAGTTCCCAGCCGTAAGTCCAGACTGGCTGGAAGCCGGCGATAATGTTGCTGGCCGGCACGCCGTCTTTGGGCAGGGTGCGCCCGTCGTTCAGGGAGTATTGGTCCACGATGTTGCGCGGTCGTTTCCAGCCCAGGCCGCTGACGTAGGAAATGTTGACGGGGTTGCAGCCGCTTTCGTAGTTCATGTTGCGCAGCAGCGCATCCACGTACAAGGGGCTGGGATTGAATTGATAGGCAACCACCAAATCGAAGGCCTGCTCGGCGGAAAAGTACCAGCCGCCGCTGCGATAGGCCTTGTTGAGGTCGGGGAAACTGGTGCCATACGCGTTATCCTGGGACCAGCCGAGCATATCGTTGCCGGCGTTGGTAATGACATTGATGCACCTGGCCAGGTAATCCTGGTTGATTCGGCTGGCCGCCAACCTGCCGCTGCTGACAGCAAAGGCATAATCGCGAATTGCGTTGCCATAACAAACAGCCATGCGCTGCCAACCCCAGCGAAAGGTGGCCGGGTCGGCGGGATCGGGGAACCACGCGAAGAGATTTGATTGATACTGCGGGTTGCCGGTGGCCAGGAACAGTTCACAGGCAGCCCAGGCCAGTTCGTCATGGGCGGTGAAATCGTCGTCGAAATGCTGAACTTTCTGATAGGAGCCATCGATTCCAAATCGCGCGATGGCATTTGTCAGGAATTGCCAGCCCAGGAAGGCTTTGGCGAGGTAATTGCTGGCGGCTTGTGGATAGGCTTGCTTGAAATGAGGAGAAGAGGCGCACTGCGCCAGCGCCGCGACGGCCGCCGCCGTGGTGGCCGTGTTCTTGGGCCAGACAACCTGCGGGTCGCCATTCTCCGGCAGCACGTCCATTTCGTATTCGCGATATTGAGGATAGACCGAATAGTAGAATCCGCCGTCTGCATCCTGCATCCTGGCCAGGAAATCGGCCTCCCATTTTGCTTCCTGGAGAACATCGCTGATTCCATCGCCGCTCTCCGGCAAGCCCAAATTGTCCAGGGCGCCAATACCCGGCAGCGAATCGGCCGCGAACACCAGGATATGGACCAGTTGCGCCCCGTTCCAGGTGACGCGGTTGTAATCGCCCGCCTCGAAATGGCCAGCGGACACCGAGACGGTTCCTTGATTTACGAATGGAAAAAGCTGCGCCGAATAATTCGTGAGGCCGGGCGCGATTTGCGGCGGGTTATCCGGGTTAACCTCGCTGGAATAGTTCAGAACAGTTTGCCAGGTGAAGGCAAAAGGCGCCGAGTCGTTGGTAGGCACGGCGGCGGGAGCTACGTGGTCGATACCATGAGTAAAGCGGGTGAATGGCAACACCACCGCGCAGCCGCTGCGCTGCTCGTACATCCCCAAGGCGTACGTGCGGGCGAAATCCATCGCAATGCCCTCGTCAATCCGGAATGGGAGCGACGCGCCCATTCCCGGGACGACGAGCCGGTATTCACCGGGGGCGGTCAAACTGCTGAAATCGGCTTCATAAACTTTCTGGTAAGGCGTTGGGGTATAATTATAGCCAACATCCGGGCGCAGAGTCAGCGTGCCCTGGTATAGAGTGGCGCCGCTTTGGGTGCTCACAACAAAGAAGGCGTTGGTCGGGATTGGCATTTCACCAAGGTCTCCCAGGTAGTAGCCGACAGCCGCCTTTTTCGGGTAAGCAGGCAGGTAGCCTTCCTCGTTTATGTGAATCGCCGGGTTGAACCGGAGCGGGTCAGCCACAGCCGCAAAGGCCATGTTGGCCGGCCAGAGCGTTCCATCATTGACCACCTGCACCGAGGCGCCGGTTGGAATGGGATTGGTCAATTGCAGATACAGTTGATTACCGATTCGCAAATCCCATGTCAGCAGCGGCGCGTAAAGAGCGCGGCGTTTAAATCCTACCCCCGCTACAAAGCGGGTTTGGCCATTGACCAGCACTTGCAGGCTCGACATGTTCGGCGCGACAAATGCCTGCTGGTCATTCACCCAGTCCCATCCTTGGACGCGCCCCGGGTCGGGTTGCTTGGTATTGACCAGAAAAAGTTCGAGCAAATTGGGGGAGAGAATGTGGAGGGCGTTGGCCCCAATTTGTGGCGTTTGAACATCTGCAGGCGAGGGAATCGCTGCGGACAAGGAGCTGCAAAACCACAGCGCAGGTAAAAAGCGCAGACCCCATTGCACCGGGTTGCAAGCGGCCTTGGCCGCATCATTGTGAAATGCAGAAACCAGCCTGTAAACGAGAGACCTGTTGCGTTGCATTGCCTTTCATCGTTAGGCCATTCAGCCCAGTCAACAATAGGCACTCCTTCCCACTTTCGCCGGATGAATACCCTATGGGCCTTGGGCTCTAACAAGAGCAAACAGAGAAAGGAAATCTCTGTCCCTCCCTTTCCTCCTGTTCAATTCCGGTCTGTGGCCGAAGCACGCACAACAATGCGAAGCAACAATGCGGGTGACACGGCGCTGCCCGGCTGCTATCTTCCGAGCTTGCCGTTAATTTAGGCAACGGGATTCTATTTTATGCGCTCTGATGTGATTAAGAAAGGCTTCGAACGCGCCCCGCATCGCTCTCTGCTGCGGGCGACCGGCTCGATTGAATCGGAAGCCGATTGGGACAAGCCATTTATCGCCATCTGCAACAGTTACACCGATTGCATACCGGGCCACGCCCATTTGAACGAGATTGGGATGCTGGTTAAGCGCCTGGTGCGCGAGGCCGGCGGCGTGCCGTTTATTTTCAACACCATTGGGGTCGATGACGGTATTGCCATGGGCCACGGCGGGATGAAGTATTCCCTGCCTTCGCGGGAGCTGATTGCCGATTGCGTCGAGACGATGGTCCGGGCGCACTGCTTCGATGGGATGGTGTGCATTCCCAACTGCGACAAGATCGTGCCGGGGATGTTGATGGCCGCCATGCGCCTGAATATACCGACGGTATTTGTCAGCGGGGGTCCAATGGCCGCCGGGGTGGCCTCCCACGCAGCAGACGGCGAATTGCCCGAGCACCTGCGGCCCGCGACGCAGAAGTCGGACTTGATAACGGTATTCAAGGGAGTGGCCGAGTTGCAGACAGGCAAGATTTCCGAGGCTGACCTCAAACGGCTTGAACAAAGCGCTTGCCCGACCTGCGGGTCGTGCTCGGGAATGTTCACGGCAAACTCGATGAACTGTTTGTGCGAAGCGCTGGGCATGGCGCTGCCCGGAAACGGGACGATCCTGGCGGTGTCGAAGGAGCGCGAGGCGCTCTATGACCGGGCGGCGCGGGCAATTATTGATTTGGTGAAGAAGGACCTCAAACCGCGTGACATCGCGACCGTGGAAGCCTTCGACAACTCCCTGGCGCTCGATGTGGCCATGGGCGGCTCGACCAATACGGTCCTGCACACCCTGGCCATCGCGCGTGAGGCGGGTGTTCCTTACGATATCAAGCGCATCGATGAGATTTCACGGCGCGTGCCGTGCGTATGCAAGGTGTCGCCCTCGTCCAATTATCATGTCCAGGATGTGCACCGCGCGGGAGGGATTCATACCATCCTGGGTGAACTCAAGCGCATGGGCGCCCTCAACCTGGATTGCAAAACAGTCACTGGCAAAACCCTCGGCGAGAATATCGACGAATGGGACGTGCGTTCGGCGCATGCGACGGCCTGGGCCAGGACCGCTCGAATCTCCGGCTGCTCGGCCCTGGTGCTCGACCCCAATGACAAACTGGGCCCGGCAGCCCGCACCGCAAACGGAAATCTGGCGCCTAAACCCTTGATGTTTTTCCCCGCCGACCCGCGCGCCATTACATTATGGCGCCTGGCTGCGGCATTTAACGTTTCGGACGCAGCGGCTGCGGCTGCGCTCTTTACCGACGACGCTGAATTTCAGGTCAACGAGAACACGACGTGGAAAGGGCCCCAGGCCATTGAGGGCGGGTTGAAGGAGAAATTTGCCGAGTTCAAAGGGATGGTGCGGGCCGAGTTGGCCCAGCTCAAGGGAACGCCGGTGCTGCTCCTGTGGCAGTATGGGAAAGGCGGCGAGAAGAAGCGGTTCTGTTTGTTGCGGACCGGGCGCTTGCGGGGCTGGCAGATCAGCAAGGCCTATCACGAATATCGCCCGACACAGCTCGAAGAGGCCCAGCCCAGCGGCCTGATGCCTTACGATTCGGCCTTCATGTTTAACGCGCAGGATTGCATCCGTAACAAGGAAACTGCCTACAGCGCCGATGGCGGCTTGGCGATTCTTTACGGCCAGCTTGCCCCTGATGGCAGCGTCGTCAAGACAGCCGGTATCAGCGATGCCTTTAAGGCCTATTGCGGGCCGCAGTTCGTGTTCGAGGGGCCGTCGATCGTTTTCGAAAGCCAGGAGGAGGCCTGCGAGGGCATCCTGGCCGGCAAGGTCAAAGCGGGTGACGTGGTCGTGATTCGCAATGAAGGCCCCCGTGGCGGGCCCGGGATGCAGGAGATGCTGTCGCCCACCAGTTATATTGTGGGCATGGGGTTGAGCGACAAAGTCGCCCTGATAACCGATGGCCGTTTCAGCGGCGGCACTGCGGGCGCTTGCATTGGCCACGTCTCTCCCGAGGCCGCTGAGGGTGGTCCGATAGGTTTGCTGCGCAATGGCGATCGATTGCGGATCGATTTCCCCAATCGGCGGATTGATATGGTCCTTACAGATTCTGAGCTAGCCGAGCGAAAGCAGGGCTGGCAAGCGGTCAAGCGCGACCTGAACGGCTGGCTCAAACGTTATCAAAAGCTAGTCACCAATGCCAGCCAGGGCGGCATTTTGACGAGCTAACAGGGTGGAGTGCAGGTAGCTGTAGATTCTTTGGGCTTTGGGAAGGTCCGAATGTCGGACTATCCAATGAACAAGGAGCCAGGAATGCCCCGGTCCAGGGTAGCCAGCCGCACCGAGTGCTTCCGGGCCAATTCCACCAAGTGCCCATCGGTGACCGATTGCGGGCTCTTGACGAAGGCGGGCAGTTGATCTGCGCTGAGGTCGTCTGGAATGAGTTCGAACCGGATTCTCGAAGAGGACTTGAGCGCGCCAAGGGCTTGCTTGGCCGCAGCGATATCGGCTTGGAGGCCTGTCACCACAGCGACCCGCACAAACCCAATTTCAGTAATCGAACAAGTATGAAAACCGGTGGCAGAGTCCAGGACTGAAACGTACCAATCCATGGCTTTGGCGTGCAAGGAATGCCCGGTGTGAGCGAGCGCAATCAGCGAATTGATGTCCAGCAGGTATCTCATGGAAAATCGAGCAGAGCCGACCGCACATCCGCACTGGTGACTCTGGTATTGGCTGGTGACTTCGTGATGCGCAAACCGGATTTCGCGTCGGTCATCAAACGCGGATGATCGGTTACAGGGTGCTCAGGTGTCAGCACGATGGACTGCCCCTCAACCTGGCACAGCAACTTCACTCCGGCACGCAGACGCAAGCGCATCCGCGCCTGCTTAGGCAGGACCACCTGACCTTTGCTCGATAGTTTAGTTATCATGTCTTACTATCTTACTTTGCTCATCGTAAGCCAAGGAGAAAAACCGAGGAAAAAGCGGCAAAAGGGAATAACGGGAGTACGGGCCAGTGGCACTCCGGACGTACCGTGCGGAAACCCTAGAGCCCCCTTCAGAGCTTGGGTCAGGGGGCCGTAGCCGATACTGAATGCTGGTTTTGAGAGCATTCGATGTAGCGAAAGCAATCCGTCGTGTGGTCGTTGACTATCCCCACAGCCTGCATGAATGCGTAACAAATCGTAGAACCGAGGAACCGGAACCCACGCTTGATCAAATCCTTGCTTATCTCGTCGGATAAGGGAGTGCGGGCGGGAATGTCTTTCAGTGATTTCCGCGCATTGCAAATGGGTTTTCCGCCGACGAACCGCCAAACGTAATCATCGAAAGTGCCAAACTCCTTTTGCGCGGCGAGAAAGGCTTTTGCGTTTTGCACTACGGCTTGAATCTTGAGCCGATTGCGGACAATCCCTGCATCGGTCAGCAGCCTGCCTATTTTCCGCGAGTCATAGCGGGCCACTTTAGAGGGGTCGAAATGGTCGAAAGCCAGCCGATAGTTCTCACGCTTTTTTAAGATGGTAACCCAGCTTAAACCCGCCTGTGCCCCTTCCAGGATGAGGAACTCGAAGAGCAAGCGGTCGTCATGAACCGGCACGCCCCATTCCCGGTCATGATAGGCCGTGTAAAGCTCGCCCTGCGCCCAAGCGCACCGTTTCAAAGGCGCGCGGGGTAACCGCTTTTCTTCTGACAAAGACGCCGATGCCACCGCAACAGGCTGCGTCAAATGGGCGGCCAGACGCAAGCCCGCAGATTTGGGGGGCTCAAGGCATCGCAACCATCTTCAAAAAAATGAACCTTTTGAAGGGTTCACGT
This region includes:
- a CDS encoding SWIB/MDM2 domain-containing protein, giving the protein MAETTSQPKTKRRPSAAFMKPVQPDDKLSDVIGNQPVARTDVTRKLWDYIRSHNLQDPENKTFIKADEKLKAVFDGKERVSMFEMTKLVFGHVKGV
- a CDS encoding glycoside hydrolase family 9 protein, with translation MQRNRSLVYRLVSAFHNDAAKAACNPVQWGLRFLPALWFCSSLSAAIPSPADVQTPQIGANALHILSPNLLELFLVNTKQPDPGRVQGWDWVNDQQAFVAPNMSSLQVLVNGQTRFVAGVGFKRRALYAPLLTWDLRIGNQLYLQLTNPIPTGASVQVVNDGTLWPANMAFAAVADPLRFNPAIHINEEGYLPAYPKKAAVGYYLGDLGEMPIPTNAFFVVSTQSGATLYQGTLTLRPDVGYNYTPTPYQKVYEADFSSLTAPGEYRLVVPGMGASLPFRIDEGIAMDFARTYALGMYEQRSGCAVVLPFTRFTHGIDHVAPAAVPTNDSAPFAFTWQTVLNYSSEVNPDNPPQIAPGLTNYSAQLFPFVNQGTVSVSAGHFEAGDYNRVTWNGAQLVHILVFAADSLPGIGALDNLGLPESGDGISDVLQEAKWEADFLARMQDADGGFYYSVYPQYREYEMDVLPENGDPQVVWPKNTATTAAAVAALAQCASSPHFKQAYPQAASNYLAKAFLGWQFLTNAIARFGIDGSYQKVQHFDDDFTAHDELAWAACELFLATGNPQYQSNLFAWFPDPADPATFRWGWQRMAVCYGNAIRDYAFAVSSGRLAASRINQDYLARCINVITNAGNDMLGWSQDNAYGTSFPDLNKAYRSGGWYFSAEQAFDLVVAYQFNPSPLYVDALLRNMNYESGCNPVNISYVSGLGWKRPRNIVDQYSLNDGRTLPKDGVPASNIIAGFQPVWTYGWELMALSYPDDSADTAPYAYYDRWCDDWNVSTEGSTTDMARSFAATAWLAARTSLAGQPWHGTNATLIAPAGVRLVGQPVTVTLNVADTNLTAARIVWEASGQEATFGAQSFTFTPGPQSTNYWVEAEVQWPDGRRAFGTNSVSVSASGPPVLTNTQSLSGGGLGFTLTGAPLATYVIEASTDLAHWTPVMTNALPANGLVTISDPQAASFAQRYYRAVAMP
- the ilvD gene encoding dihydroxy-acid dehydratase, which codes for MRSDVIKKGFERAPHRSLLRATGSIESEADWDKPFIAICNSYTDCIPGHAHLNEIGMLVKRLVREAGGVPFIFNTIGVDDGIAMGHGGMKYSLPSRELIADCVETMVRAHCFDGMVCIPNCDKIVPGMLMAAMRLNIPTVFVSGGPMAAGVASHAADGELPEHLRPATQKSDLITVFKGVAELQTGKISEADLKRLEQSACPTCGSCSGMFTANSMNCLCEALGMALPGNGTILAVSKEREALYDRAARAIIDLVKKDLKPRDIATVEAFDNSLALDVAMGGSTNTVLHTLAIAREAGVPYDIKRIDEISRRVPCVCKVSPSSNYHVQDVHRAGGIHTILGELKRMGALNLDCKTVTGKTLGENIDEWDVRSAHATAWARTARISGCSALVLDPNDKLGPAARTANGNLAPKPLMFFPADPRAITLWRLAAAFNVSDAAAAAALFTDDAEFQVNENTTWKGPQAIEGGLKEKFAEFKGMVRAELAQLKGTPVLLLWQYGKGGEKKRFCLLRTGRLRGWQISKAYHEYRPTQLEEAQPSGLMPYDSAFMFNAQDCIRNKETAYSADGGLAILYGQLAPDGSVVKTAGISDAFKAYCGPQFVFEGPSIVFESQEEACEGILAGKVKAGDVVVIRNEGPRGGPGMQEMLSPTSYIVGMGLSDKVALITDGRFSGGTAGACIGHVSPEAAEGGPIGLLRNGDRLRIDFPNRRIDMVLTDSELAERKQGWQAVKRDLNGWLKRYQKLVTNASQGGILTS
- a CDS encoding PIN domain-containing protein, with the translated sequence MRYLLDINSLIALAHTGHSLHAKAMDWYVSVLDSATGFHTCSITEIGFVRVAVVTGLQADIAAAKQALGALKSSSRIRFELIPDDLSADQLPAFVKSPQSVTDGHLVELARKHSVRLATLDRGIPGSLFIG
- a CDS encoding DNA-3-methyladenine glycosylase I, coding for MKRCAWAQGELYTAYHDREWGVPVHDDRLLFEFLILEGAQAGLSWVTILKKRENYRLAFDHFDPSKVARYDSRKIGRLLTDAGIVRNRLKIQAVVQNAKAFLAAQKEFGTFDDYVWRFVGGKPICNARKSLKDIPARTPLSDEISKDLIKRGFRFLGSTICYAFMQAVGIVNDHTTDCFRYIECSQNQHSVSATAP
- a CDS encoding AbrB/MazE/SpoVT family DNA-binding domain-containing protein, coding for MITKLSSKGQVVLPKQARMRLRLRAGVKLLCQVEGQSIVLTPEHPVTDHPRLMTDAKSGLRITKSPANTRVTSADVRSALLDFP